One window from the genome of Calliopsis andreniformis isolate RMS-2024a chromosome 12, iyCalAndr_principal, whole genome shotgun sequence encodes:
- the Smd2 gene encoding small ribonucleoprotein particle protein SmD2, whose product MSSLTKPKSEMTPEELAKREEEEFNTGPLSVLTQSVKNNTQVLINCRNNKKLLGRVKAFDRHCNMVLENVKEMWTELPRTGKGKKKAKPVNKDRFISKMFLRGDSVILVLRNPLATATGK is encoded by the exons AT gTCTTCTTTAACTAAACCAAAGTCTGAGATGACTCCTGAAGAGTTGGCAAAAAGAGAGGAAGAAGAATTTAATACGGGACCACTTTCGGTACTGACTCAATCCGTGAAAAATAACACTCAGGTTTTAATTAACTGCAGAAACAACAAGAAATTGTTAGGAAGAGTGAAAGCATTTGACAGACACTGCAACATGGTTCTAGAAAATGTAAAAGAAATGTGGACTGAACTCCCCCGTACAGGCAAAGGGAAAAAGAAG GCAAAACCTGTGAACAAAGACAGATTTATCTCAAAAATGTTCTTAAGAGGGGATTCTGTTATTCTAGTTCTAAGAAATCCATTGGCTACAGCAACAGGAAAATAA
- the LOC143185483 gene encoding rRNA-processing protein UTP23 homolog yields MKTARQKKARKNLGFFINNFKFRAPFQILIDGTFAFAALENKFNIQDQLAKYFQAEVKLLTTPCIILETEKLGSFSKTISGAMQIVKQYPIHKCGHQKHSVTGTKCLKSMIAKNNSSRYIIATQDRELQDMLRKVPGVPILYLHGKAPTLEAPSEASREYAENIRKGLGMSEWEKENIKTLKKAAGLAEKSELKPTKKRKKGGPNPLSCLKKKKKPQTETSKNTIEKKSGRVKKRKKIKIAAHVKEALMAEIKDKSKT; encoded by the exons ATGAAAACAGCTCGTCAAAAGAAAGCAAGAAAAAACCTGGGTTTTTTCATAAACAATTTCAAATTCCGAGCGCCGTTTCAAATTCTTATCGATGGAACGTTTGCGTTCGCCGCACTGGAG AATAAATTTAATATACAGGATCAATTAGCAAAGTATTTCCAAGCTGAAGTGAAACTATTAACTACACCATGTATCATTTTAGAAACAGAGAAACTTGGTTCATTTTCTAAAACCATTAGTGGTGCTATGCAAATAGTTAAACAATATCCCATTCATAAATGTGGGCATCAGAAACATTCAGTAACTGGTACAAAGTGCTTGAAGTCAATGATAGCAAAAAACAATTCTTCTAG GTATATTATAGCTACTCAGGACAGAGAGCTTCAAGATATGTTGAGAAAAGTTCCAGGTGTTCCAATATTATATTTACATGGTAAAGCACCAACATTAGAAGCACCTTCTGAAGCTAGCCGTGAATATGCTGAGAATATTCGTAAAGGTTTGGGGATGAGTGAATGGGAAAAAGAAAATATCAAAACACTAAAAAAAGCAGCAGGTTTAGCAGAAAAATCGGAGTTAAAACCAACAAAAAAACGGAAGAAGGGTGGCCCAAATCCACTTAGCTgtttaaagaaaaagaagaaaccacAAACAGAGACATCAAAGAATACTATAGAGAAGAAATCTGGAAGAgtgaagaaaagaaagaagataAAAATAGCAGCACATGTTAAGGAGGCATTGATGGCTGAAATTAAAGATAAATCTAaaacataa